A single Ascochyta rabiei chromosome 4, complete sequence DNA region contains:
- a CDS encoding GDP-mannose transporter into the lumen of the Golgi, whose protein sequence is MADDKKSDDYGMSSAKGSRAPSPVTRSSKGSSSITENPVVAILSYCGSSILMTVTNKYVLSGRDFNLNFFLLCVQSVVCVVAISFCKASGIITYRDFNTDEAKKWFPIALLLIGMIYTSTWALKFLSIPVYTIFKNLTIILIAYGEVLWFGGSVTPMALFSFGLMVLSSIIAAWADIQHALSSMGHATEAASEAVSTLHAGYLWMMFNCICSATFVLCMRKRIKLTNFKDFDTMYYNNLLTIPILLIASILVEDWSPANIQKNFPADQRNAVIFVMVLSGLSSVFISYTSAWAVRVTTSTTYSMVGALNKLPIALSGLVFFDAPVTFGSVSAIFVGFVSGIVYALAKVRQNAAAKAKSVLPVSNVPVSSSSQSMRDGLKA, encoded by the exons ATGGCCGACGACAAGAAGAGCGATGACTACGGCATGAGCTCTGCGAAGGGCTCCCGTGCGCCATCGCCGGTGACCCGCTCCTCCAAGGGCAGCTCCTCGATCACAGAGAACCCCGTCGTCGCCATCCTGTCGTACTGTGGCTCCTCGATCCTCATGACAGTGACGAACAAATACGTCTTGTCCGGCCGCGACTTCAACCTCAacttcttcttgctctgcGTGCAGTCTGTCGTCTGTGTTGTTGCCATCTCCTTCTGCAAGGCCTCGGGAATCATCACCTACCGCGACTTCAATACTGATGAGGCCAAGAAAT GGTTCCCCATCGCCCTTCTTCTGATTGGTATGATCTACACGAGCACCTGGGCGCTCAAATTCCTCTCGATTCCCGTCTACACCATCTTCAAGAACCTGACCATCATCCTGATCGCATACGGCGAGGTGCTCTGGTTCGGCGGCTCCGTCACCCCTATGGCCCTCTTTTCCTTCGGTTTGATGGTCCTCAGCTCCATCATTGCAGCTTGGGCAGACATTCAGCATGCGCTCTCCAGCATGGGACACGCCACGGAGGCCGCGAGTGAGGCAGTCTCCACTCTGCACGCCGGCTACCTGTGGATGATGTTCAACTGCATCTGCAGTGCAACATTCGTCCTGTGCATGAGGAAGCGCATCAAGCTCACCAACTTCAAGGACTTCGATA CCATGTACTACAACAACCTCTTGACCATCCCCATCCTCCTGATCGCGTCCATCCTCGTCGAAGACTGGTCCCCTGCGAACATCCAGAAGAACTTCCCCGCCGACCAGCGCAACGCGGTCATCTTCGTCATGGTCCTGTCCGGTCTATCTTCCGTCTTCATCTCCTACACTTCCGCTTGGGCTGTCCGTGTTACAACCTCAACGACATACTCCATGGTCGGTGCTCTCAACAAGCTCCCTATCGCACTCAGCGGCTTGGTGTTTTTCGATGCGCCCGTCACATTTGGCAGCGTTTCCGCCATCTTCGTCGGTTTCGTCAGTGGTATCGTCTACGCTCTCGCCAAGGTGCGGCAGAACGCCGCGGCCAAGGCCAAGTCTGTGCTCCCTGTCTCAAATGTGCCAGTCAGCTCCAGCAGCCAGAGTATGCGCGATGGCCTCAAGGCGTAA
- a CDS encoding Homogentisate 1,2-dioxygenase yields MKAYWFDNIDGDQRLPHDSGRSVPADYLSNLGVLYQHITAPSEVDALASARNYKNRDEITVSPQSMGDVYEEKVKSFFHEHLHEDEEIRYILDGAGFFDVRSEGDDWVRIWLEKGDLIVLPAGIYHRFTTDEKNYIKAMRLFKEEPKWTPLNRSEETDANHYRKEYLSSRQGLAA; encoded by the exons ATGAAAGCCTACTGGTTCGACAACATCGAT GGCGACCAACGCCTCCCGCACGACTCCGGGCGCAGCGTCCCCGCAGACTACCTTTCCAACCTGGGCGTACTCTACCAGCACATAACAGCCCCCTCAGAAGTCGACGCGCTCGCATCGGCCCGCAACTACAAGAACCGCGACGAAATCACCGTATCACCGCAGAGCATGGGCGACGTGTACGAGGAGAAAGTGAAGAGCTTCTTCCACGAGCACCTGcacgaggacgaggagatCCGGTATATCCTCGATGGCGCAGGGTTCTTCGACGTGCGCAGCGAGGGGGATGATTGGGTGCGAATTTGGCTCGAGAAGGGAGATTTGATTGTGCTGCCTGCGGGCATTTATCATCGGTTTACTACGGATGAGAAGAAT TATATCAAGGCTATGCGGCTCTTCAAGGAAGAGCCCAAGTGGACCCCGTTGAACAGGAGTGAGGAGACGGATGCGAACCACTACCGTAAGGAGTACCTCAGCTCGCGACAGGGCCTTGCTGCGTGA
- a CDS encoding histone H2A.Z, with amino-acid sequence MPGGKGKTGGKTGGKGDSHVKTSKSHSAKAGLQFPCGRIKRHLRTITRQKTRIGAKASIYLTAVLEYLTAEVLELAGNAAKDLKVKRITPRHLQLAIRGDEELDTLIRATIAFGGVLPHINRALLLKVEQKKKGVKPADA; translated from the exons ATGCCAGGCGGCAAAG GAAAGACGGGAGGCAAGACAGGTGGAAAGGGTGACTCGCACGTCAAGACGTCCAAATCGCACTCCGCCAAAGCCGGTCTCCAA TTCCCCTGCGGTCGTATAAAGCGTCATCTCCGCACCATCACGCGCCAGAAGACGCGCATCGGCGCAAAGGCCTCCATCTACTTGACCGCCGTCCTCGAGTACCTTACCGCTGAAGTGCTTGAACTCGCCGGCAACGCCGCCAAGGATCTCAAGGTCAAGCGCATCACCCCGCGCCATCTCCAGCTCGCCATCCGCGGTGACGAAGAACTCGACACGCTTATTCGCGCGACGATTGCCTTTGGAGGTGTCTTGCCACACATCAACCGCGCGCTGCTGTTGAAGGtggagcagaagaagaaaggTGTCAAGCCTGCGGACGCCTAA
- a CDS encoding 1,2-dihydroxy-3-keto-5-methylthiopentene dioxygenase, translated as MAWQSPSAMNAGGANGGGDGSAPTGTEYTLQGVMRFLQLEWHNHERARNAWDIERAEMKAKIAKQEGEVRSAKKLNDQLNKHIRMLEHVLTNERAKTRTGADAHASDDSKDAKGKKSASKPQNKHHNSFLDVDSEFLDRTDIDRDGLREKSKLYLTKCVEEITYLLTPPPQPPPQQPGMHGLGNGAGFLNHGDASMEEMYMQQQQQQQQQQQQQQQQQQQQQQQQQQQHRQKMQSQLPTLPNASVPNHQSPATSDYQNLPHHPQMHAAPQMTREPSGQQPLPQHAGLPEFLGQQQQQSQSQAQPQQHHYSSVPEEQVEKVTHTYDNHGRQIPNREDVSRSPSQPNVDESESWNFEEPISEIAQDSLASRRPDTEMFPNASQIPPKSPPRVTKGRRASTDHKRKASSELQNQNAVAPSARTDPQSFKVRFALRGHLDVVRTVIFTGGGSPAEPEICTAGDDGMIKRWIIPASYASQHSMNNDLDIASFWSHRGHEGAVTSLAACPASAHFATGGRVSGDGWIFSGGQDATIRVWERGRVDPKATLDGHTDAVWTVCVLPTTCASVFGPDCSNYGGPDRILLASGSADGTIKIWAVSAPPQLVSPQTNTRRGGSRRHSVTSGSNYPSSPQPSVATSTPFHYMLVHTIERATHPSPTCISPLSLSGENFVVSFTDASIMVYDTRTGEELIGMASNETYDGTPATGITSVVTSSQNTEPTAQDAVRGSEDEAIHGPTGSNSGGGLEGVIISGHEDQFIRFFDANSGQCTYSMLAHPSAISSLSLSKDGREAVSAGHDASIRFWSLDKRICTQEITAHRIMRGEGVCSVVWSQDGRLVVSAGGDGIVKVFAR; from the exons ATGGCATGGCAATCGCCGTCGGCCATGAACGCAGGCGGAGCGAACGGCGGAGGAGACGGCAGTGCGCCGACCGGCACAGAGTACACGCTGCAGG GAGTCATGCGCTTCCTGCAACTCGAATGGCACAACCACGAACGCGCCCGCAACGCCTGGGACATTGAGCGTGCCGAGATGAAGGCCAAGATCGCAAAGCAGGAGGGCGAGGTGCGCAGCGCAAAGAAGCTGAACGACCAGTTGAACAAGCACATCCGCATGCTGGAGCACGTCCTGACCAACGAGCGCGCCAAGACCAGGACGGGCGCCGATGCCCACGCCTCGGACGACTCCAAAGACGCAAAGGGCAAGAAGAGCGCCTCGAAAC CCCAGAACAAGCATCACAACTCCTTTCTCGATGTCGACTCGGAATTCCTCGACCGCACAGACATCGATCGCGACGGCCTGCGCGAGAAGTCGAAGCTGTACCTCACAAAATGCGTCGAGGAGATTACCTATCTGCtgacgccgccgccgcagccTCCGCCACAGCAGCCTGGAATGCACGGCCTGGGCAACGGCGCCGGCTTCCTCAATCACGGCGACGCTTCCATGGAGGAAATGTACatgcagcaacagcagcaacagcaacaacaacagcaacagcaacaacagcaacaacaacagcagcagcagcagcagcagcagcagcaccgtCAGAAGATGCAGTCCCAACTCCCCACACTGCCCAACGCTTCCGTGCCGAACCATCAGTCACCGGCCACCTCCGATTACCAAAACCTGCCTCACCACCCCCAGATGCATGCTGCGCCGCAGATGACCAGGGAGCCGTCTGGACAGCAGCCACTGCCTCAGCACGCTGGTCTTCCCGAGTTTCTCgggcaacagcagcaacaatcGCAATCGCAAGCCCAACCCCAACAGCACCACTACTCTTCGGTTCCCGAGGAGCAAGTAGAGAAGGTCACCCACACATACGACAACCATGGCCGCCAGATACCAAACCGCGAGGACGTCAGCCGGAGTCCCAGCCAGCCCAATGTCGACGAATCGGAAAGCTGGAACTTCGAGGAGCCCATCAGCGAGATTGCACAAGACAGTCTAGCTTCGAGGAGACCTGACACGGAAATGTTTCCCAACGCGAGCCAAATCCCGCCAAAATCGCCTCCGAGGGTTACAAAGGGTCGAAGAGCGAGTACGGATCACAAGCGCAAAGCCAGTAGCGAACTACAAAACCAGAATGCGGTCGCCCCGAGTGCGAGGACAGATCCCCAGAGTTTCAAGGTTCGATTCGCACTGCGCGGCCATCTCGACGTCGTTCGCACCGTCATCTTCACAGGTGGTGGCAGTCCAGCCGAGCCTGAGATCTGCACGGCAGGCGACGATGGCATGATCAAGAGATGGATCATACCAGCGAGCTACGCCAGTCAACACAGCATGAACAACGACCTGGACATTGCCTCGTTCTGGTCACACAGGGGCCATGAGGGTGCTGTAACATCTCTGGCAGCGTGTCCTGCTTCTGCACACTTTGCAACGGGCGGCCGTGTCTCCGGCGATGGCTGGATATTCTCAGGTGGTCAGGACGCCACCATCCGTGTTTGGGAAAGAGGTCGCGTTGATCCCAAGGCTACGTTGGACGGCCACACTGATGCTGTCTGGACCGTGTGTGTACTGCCAACGACATGCGCATCCGTATTTGGGCCAGACTGCAGCAACTACGGTGGCCCAGACCGCATACTCCTTGCTTCAGGTTCTGCGGACGGTACCATTAAAATCTGGGCGGTCAGCGCACCCCCTCAGCTCGTATCGCCGCAGACCAACACACGGCGCGGTGGCAGTCGAAGACACTCGGTCACATCAGGCTCCAACTACCCATCGTCGCCTCAGCCAAGTGTTGCCACGTCGACGCCCTTCCACTACATGCTGGTACATACGATTGAGCGAGCCACGCACCCGTCTCCTACATGCATCAGTCCCCTGTCGCTGAGCGGGGAGAACTTTGTTGTATCCTTTACGGACGCATCAATCATGGTTTACGACACACGAACCGGAGAAGAGCTTATTGGCATGGCCAGCAATGAAACCTATGACGGCACGCCTGCGACCGGTATTACGTCCGTGGTCACAAGCTCGCAAAACACGGAACCTACCGCACAGGATGCGGTACGCGGTTCAGAAGACGAGGCGATTCATGGGCCTACAGGGTCTAACAGTGGCGGCGGTCTAGAGGGTGTGATTATCAGTGGGCACGAAGACCAGTTCATTCGTTTCTTCGATGCAAACTCTG GACAATGCACATACAGCATGCTGGCTCACCCGTCCGCCATATCTTCCCTCTCCCTCAGCAAGGACGGTCGCGAAGCTGTCTCGGCTGGTCACGACGCCTCGATCCGTTTCTGGTCACTCGACAAGCGTATTTGCACGCAAGAGATCACTGCTCACCGCATCATGCGTGGTGAGGGTGTCTGCAGCGTTGTGTGGAGCCAAGATGGCCGTCTTGTTGTCTCAGCGGGCGGCGACGGTATCGTCAAGGTCTTTGCAAGGTAG
- a CDS encoding chaperonin yields the protein MQRAFTARARTSALKASSRSFNLQQQRFAHKELKFGVEGRAALLKGVDTIARAVSTTLGPKGRNVLIESSYGSPKITKDGVTVSKAITLEDKFENLGARLLQDVASKTNEVAGDGTTTATVLARAIFSETVKNVAAGCNPMDLRRGTQAAVEAVVEYLRANKKEITTSEEISQVATISANGDTHIGKLLSNAMEKVGKEGVITVKEGKTIEDELEITEGMKFDRGYISPYFITDAKSSKVEFEKPLILLSEKKISAVQDIIPALEASQQQRRPLVIIAEDIDGEALAVCILNKLRGQLQVAAVKAPGFGDNRKSILGDLAVLTNATVFSDDLDIKLEKATAEMLGSTGAITITKEDTIFLNGDGSKDAVSQRCEQIRGVMADPSTSEYEKEKLQERLAKLSGGVAVIKVGGASEVEVGEKKDRIVDALNATRAAVEEGILPGGGTGLLKASVNALKNVKAANFDQQLGITIVKNAITHPARKIVENAGAEGSVVVGKLTDEFGGDFNKGFNSATGEYVNMIDAGILDPFKVVRTALVDASGVASLLGTTEVAIVEAVEKNPSPMGGAGGNPMAGMGGMMGM from the exons ATGCAGAGAGCTTTCACAGCCCGCGCGCGGACTTCCGCTCTGAAGGCCAGCTCCAGGAGCTTCAACCTCCAGCAACAGAGATTTGCCCACAAG GAGCTCAAGTTCGGTGTCGAGGGACGCGCCGCCCTGCTCAAGGGTGTCGACACAATCGCCCGCGCTGTCTCGACAACGCTCGGCCCCAAGGGTCGCAACGTCCTCATCGAGTCCAGCTACGGCTCGCCCAAGATCACAAAGG ATGGTGTGACCGTCTCCAAGGCCATCACCCTCGAGGACAAGTTCGAGAACCTCGGTGCGCGTCTGCTCCAGGATGTTGCCTCCAAGACCAACGAGGTCGCCGGTGACGGTACCACAACCGCCACCGTCCTCGCCCGCGCCATCTTCTCCGAGACCGTCAAGAACGTCGCTGCTGGATGCAACCCCATGGACCTGAGGCGCGGAACCCAGGCCGCCGTCGAGGCTGTTGTCGAGTACCTGCGCGCAAACAAGAAGGAGATCACCACCAGCGAGGAGATCTCCCAGGTTGCCACCATCTCCGCCAACGGCGACACCCACATTGGCAAGCTCCTCTCCAACGCCATGGAGAAGGTTGGCAAGGAGGGTGTCATCACCGTCAAGGAGGGCAAGACCATCGAGGACGAGCTCGAGATCACCGAGGGAATGAAGTTCGACCGCGGTTACATCTCTCCCTACTTCATTACCGACGCCAAGAGCTCCAAGGTCGAGTTCGAGAAGCCCTTGATCCTCCTCTCCGAGAAGAAGATCTCTGCTGTCCAGGACATCATCCCCGCTCTCGAGGCCTcccagcagcagcgccgCCCGCTTGTCATCATTGCTGAGGACATTGACGGTGAGGCCCTTGCCGTCTGCATTCTCAACAAGCTGCGTGGTCAGCTCCAGGTCGCCGCCGTCAAGGCTCCTGGCTTCGGTGACAACCGCAAGTCCATCCTCGGCGACCTTGCCGTCCTGACAAACGCTACCGTCTTCAGCGACGACCTCGACATCAAGCTCGAGAAGGCAACCGCCGAGATGCTTGGTTCCACCGGTGCTATCACCATCACCAAGGAGGACACCATCTTCCTCAACGGTGACGGCAGCAAGGACGCCGTCTCCCAGCGCTGCGAGCAGATCCGCGGTGTCATGGCCGACCCCTCCACCTCCGAGTACGAGAAGGAGAAGCTTCAGGAGCGTCTTGCCAAACTCTCCGGTGGCGTTGCCGTCATCAAGGTCGGCGGTGCCTCGGAGGTTGAGGTTGGTGAGAAGAAGGACCGCATCGTCGACGCCCTCAACGCCACCCGCGCTGCCGTCGAGGAGGGCATCCTCCCCGGTGGTGGCACTGGTCTCCTCAAGGCTTCCGTCAACGCTCTTAAGAACGTCAAGGCCGCCAACTTCGACCAGCAGCTTGGTATCACCATTGTCAAGAACGCCATTACCCACCCCGCCCGCAAGATTGTCGAGAACGCCGGTGCTGAGGGCTCCGTTGTTGTTGGCAAGCTTACCGATGAGTTTGGCGGCGACTTCAACAAGGGCTTCAACAGCGCCACAGGCGAGTATGTCAACATGATTGACGCGGGTATCCTCGATCCCTTCAAGGTCGTCCGTACCGCTCTCGTCGATGCTAGCGGTGTTGCTTCTCTTCTCGGAACCACCGAGGTTGCGATTGTCGAGGCCGTCGAGAAGAACCCCAGCCCGATGGGCGGCGCAGGCGGAAACCCCATGGCCGGAATGGGAGGTATGATGGGAATGTGA
- a CDS encoding 25S rRNA (cytosine(2870)-C(5))-methyltransferase, producing MGGMKNKKKQGMPEPLDEALVTRKRKDYEAPVPKEQKRRRMEAREKAKAKAAPVSKKAAATNGAAKKGAAKPVKAAKPAKKSAPPPVSDDEDDFSDDIDDSDAMEGVAGNVKVTGLDALGSASEDDSEIDEDDFDSDEEPTKVGMWSDDEDGDVEEQLTAANIEGLSRKLDMQRAIEEAEAQAELEEGNLQTNIAAGDRPKVLEDEEDEDGRKISNLVTQDIQLLRTRLNDTVRVLDDFKNLAEPGRDRAEYRAQLLKDICSYYGYSEFLADKLLGLFPAREAFAFFEANETPRPIVIRTNTLRTHRRELAQSLINRGVQLEPVGKWSKVGLQIFDAQVPLGATPEYLAGQYILQAASSFLPVMALAPQENERVLDMAAAPGGKTTHLAALMKNTGCIFANDASKERSKGLIGNIHRLGVRNSIVCNYSALEFPKVMGGFDRVLLDAPCSGTGVIAKDASVKTNKTEADFMKLPHLQKQLILAAIDSVDHHSKTGGYIVYSTCSVTVEENEQVVQYALNKRPNVKLVETGLTFGKEGFTKIGGKIFHPSMKMTRRYYPHTYNVDGFFVSKFKKIGPTPPNAVGANQSANGKPSVAQDEYVDKTPILTEEEEQEEDDFGGFDDEEDNAYIERGQARDARRKGRDPKADPTKATKESKPKEKKGGGKEVAGKEAAVSPSAAKSAKGKSEAKPVEDVVVADVKVTKKDGKGKKAGKTESAVAVAEVTPVKSPKAKANSADKKKAAPKPEVAASPAKSPKVNGADKKARRKSGDKKMKA from the exons ATGGGTGGCATGAAGAATAAGAAGAAGCAGGGCATGCCCGAGCCCCTCGACGAAGCGCTCGTCACGCGCAAGAGAAAAGACTACGAGGCGCCCGTGCCCAAGGAGCAGAAGAGGCGGAGGATGGAGGCCAGGGAAAAGGCAAAGGCCAAGGCGGCGCCTGTGTCCAAGAAAGCTGCAGCGACCAACGGTGCCGCCAAGAAGGGTGCTGCAAAGCCTGTCAAGGCCGCTAAGCCTGCGAAGAAGTCTGCGCCGCCGCCGGTTTCCGACGATGAAGACGACTTCTCAGACGATATCGATGACTCAGATGCCATGGAGGGTGTTGCAGGCAATGTCAAGGTCACCGGACTCGATGCCCTCGGCAGCGCCTCTGAGGACGACAGCGAGATCGACGAAGACGACTTCGACTCGGACGAGGAACCCACCAAGGTTGGCATGTGGtcggacgacgaggacggcGACGTGGAGGAGCAGCTCACAGCAGCCAACATTGAGGGTTTGTCGCGGAAGCTGGACATGCAACGGGCCATTGAAGAAGCCGAGGCACAGGCCGAACTCGAGGAAGGAAACTTGCAGACCAACATTGCAGCCGGTGACAGGCCGAAGGTGCTGGAGGACGAAGAGGATGAGGATGGCCGCAAGATCTCCAACCTCGTCACACAAGACATCCAGCTCCTGCGAACACGACTCAACGACACCGTCCGCGTGCTCGACGACTTCAAGAACCTGGCAGAACCGGGCCGCGACCGCGCAGAATACCGCGCACAGCTGCTGAAGGACATCTGCTCGTACTACGGCTACTCCGAGTTCCTTGCCGACAAGCTGCTCGGCCTGTTCCCTGCTCGCGAAGCTTTTGCCTTCTTCGAGGCCAACGAGACGCCCAGACCCATTGTCATCCGTACCAACACCCTCCGCACACATCGTCGTGAACTCGCGCAGTCGCTTATCAACCGTGGTGTCCAGCTCGAGCCCGTTGGCAAGTGGTCCAAGGTCGGTCTGCAGATCTTCGACGCCCAAGTACCGCTTGGTGCCACCCCCGAGTACTTGGCTGGTCAATACATTCTCCAGGCTGCTTCCTCGTTCCTGCCCGTCATGGCTCTCGCGCCTCAGGAGAACGAGCGCGTGCTCGATATGGCTGCTGCTCCCGGTGGTAAGACGACGCATTTGGCTGCTCTGATGAAGAACACTGGGTGCATCTTCGCCAACGATGCCAGCAAAGAGCGTTCCAAGGGTCTGATTGGTAACATTCACCGTCTCGGCGTGAGGAACAGCATCGTGTGCAACTACTCTGCTCTCGAGTTCCCCAAGGTCATGGGTGGATTCGACCGAGTCCTGCTCGACGCGCCATGCTCTGGTACTGGTGTCATTGCAAAGGATGCCAGTGTCAAGACCAACAAGACCGAGGCCGATTTCATGAAGTTGCCTCACTTGCAGAAGCAGCTGATCCTTGCAGCCATCGACTCCGTCGACCACCACAGCAAGACCGGTGGCTACATCGTATACTCTACATGTTCTGTCACCGTAGAGGAGAACGAGCAGGTCGTACAATACGCGCTGAACAAGCGACCCAATGTCAAGCTCGTCGAGACCGGCCTTACGTTTGGTAAGGAGGGCTTCACAAAGATTGGTGGCAAGATCTTCCACCCCTCCATGAAG ATGACACGGAGATACTACCCCCACACCTACAACGTCGACGGTTTCTTCGTTTCCAAGTTCAAGAAGATTGGCCCCACACCCCCCAATGCCGTCGGTGCCAACCAGTCTGCCAACGGCAAGCCCTCTGTCGCGCAGGACGAGTACGTCGACAAGACGCCCATCCTCACTGAAGAGGAGGAGCAAGAAGAGGATGACTTCGGCGGCTTTGATGACGAGGAGGACAACGCATACATCGAGCGCGGCCAGGCCAGAGACGCAAGACGCAAGGGCAGGGATCCCAAGGCAGACCCGACAAAGGCCACCAAAGAGTCCAAGccaaaggagaagaagggcggTGGTAAGGAGGTTGCTGGGAAGGAGGCCGCGGTGTCGCCCTCAGCTGCCAAATCCGCCAAAGGCAAGTCCGAGGCCAAGCCTGTCGAGGACGTCGTAGTCGCAGACGTCAAGGTCACGAAGAAAGACGGCAAAGGCAAGAAGGCTGGCAAGACCGAGAGCGCCGTCGCTGTCGCAGAAGTCACGCCCGTCAAGTCTcccaaagccaaagccaacAGCGCAGACAAGAAAAAGGCAGCACCTAAGCCCGAAGTCGCAGCTTCGCCTGCTAAGAGCCCCAAAGTGAACGGCGCGGACAAGAAGGCGCGGAGAAAGAGCGGCGACAAGAAGATGAAGGCGTAG